caaacaaaaaacatgtcTTAGTCATCCATTAAAAATGGAAACCATATAAAACTATAgatcttttatttttacaaatgtgtGATTGTATTAACCTAATAAAAGGTTTGGGTTTAAAATAATTGATGattacaaatgtatatatataataaagttGTTTATGTAACTTATTGAAGCTTTATGAAAATTGCAAAATTTGCAAATATGTcacctggaccacaaaaccaatcataaaTCGCACTggcatatttgtagcaatagccaacaatacaatgcatgggttaaaattatagatttttttattcctagTCTCTTTGGGAAAGAAAGAGCCATTTTCTATAATGCCATGGGTCCACAGGTGGGCCCACTTTGTTGTTATATATCTGTAACAATAATACCCTATACTAAACCTAAACAATCTTGAAAAAccatatatcattggaaagctctaagagtgtagtttttatatttcatcACCATATTGGGAGAATTATGACGTAGTGGgagtcagtttctaaaatgtcacacTGCCACAGGTGGActcaatttgtttttacatagcCTTTGTATAGCACTAATACCATGTTCTAAACCTaaacaatcttgacaaactataaaTCGCTGGAAAGCTCAAAGAGTGTAGTTTTTATATGTCATCACCATTTTGAGAAGATTATGACGTAGTAAGAGTCCGTTTCTAAAAGGTCACGGGCCCGCAGGTAGGCCAAATTGGTTCTTACATATTAATAACACCTAAACCCTACTCTAAACCTAAAACATCATGACAAAttatatatcactggaaagctctgagaatgtagttttcatattttaaggTCATCAAGGAAATGTTGTTGACAGGTTTTTTGTTACATGACCTccccccataggaatgcatattatttataatttattcatAACACTATGtcctattataaatcttcaaaaatttTGACAAATGATACATCATTAGAAAGTTCTAAGAAttaagttttcatatttcaaaacctttttgcattaaTAATTATGCAGTGACTGTAACCTATTAATTTGTGACGAGTATGTAGCAAAtcattgacacctagtggccattgttggtaaaaccactaaaagtgtgacacaaaccaaattttttgtgattttaatatttaaaattatgttgttattgcattctttttatttattaaaatacattattcatttaaaatgctatatcaaaatttttatttaatatttgcaaatattaaatataagacACTTAAGAAActtaaattgtcttctttaaaacaagaccaagattaggattctagaccaaaaaataccggagttatattaatttaaaggtgtacacagtatcacccccccccccccacacacacacacacactcaaaagGATTTGTGCAAGTTAAGGGGTTAAAGGGGAATTtctaaatatttagattttttccaccctcagattttcaaatagatgtatctcagccaaatattgccCTATCCTAACAACCACACATCAATGggaagcttatttattcagtttttagATGATGTATGAAATaaagacccttatgactggttttgtggtccagggtcacatatatttacattttaatattgattCCCTATGAAGCATTGAATTGCTCAGAATGATAAAGAGGTTactaatggggcatacacaccaaacgcgagttcaacgacttgcgcgagtagattgcatagaaagtcaatgcaaagacgcgatcagaggcgtcctcgcatggggcgatgcgaattGGGCGGCGCGATTGCGGTgaaaacatgcaaatgtttcgCTTGAGatgaatagcgcatgttttctcAGCAATGGCgccgcccaattcgcgtcattcgcattgccgcaggcgaggacgcgtctgattgcatctttgcattgactttgtatgtaatctactcgcgcaaatcgttaaatcccacacaaagttaaatcccacgagtaatctagagctaGCAACGCGATGctacgcatttggtgtgtaggtAGCATAAGACGACTACGaaatagtaaaaaaatccacactttcaaaaaaaagaAGCTAAACGCAACATTTTGTTTCgaaaaaatagtttattaaCATAGGTTGGTTTTACTTCATTCAAACATTTACTACAATACTACTCTTGTTTACAAAGCATTGTTACTATAAGCGCTCATAAAAATCTGGAATAATAAATCATATTTAATACTTCCAGAAAAAAGGAAGAGAGcatataaacacacagcagaagATTGATCTTAGAGCCCCATGTAGAGCTCTGTATGCTAAGACTGGCATCTGTAGATCATGCAGATGGATGACATTACAACCCAGTGATATTCTCACATCCACATCTTCTATAACAAGGTTTCATTTAGAATTCCATAAAtcagtatttttaaaaaaagataaacacatTCCTCATATTTTGTGAATAGCGTTGCCTAGTTTGTGTAATAGGATGTTGCTTGTGCATTTTATTGTACAGTCAGTGCATTACAGTAAGTATGTTAATAATGCCCTGTATAGGCTGGATCACGCTGCCCCGACAAACACCCAACATTTCAAAGCTGGATTCAGAATGTAGAAAACATTGTCACATTCAAACTGGCCCAAAACCAGGGGCCTTTCAATGACGCAGCCTGGAATTCAATGGCATAATGTCTCGAAAAACCCGAAAGAAAGAAAACACCCAATGAAAGAATTGGTATAGTCTCGCAGGGAGCTTATAATTTTACATCTAACTTGTGAGCTCGAATCAAACGCCCCATGGCACTATTAAGGGACGTCAGTGAAACATTTAACAATTGAAAGCTACTAACATCTCAACTAAACTGTCATGCAGTGCAAAACACTGATCATGTGCACATAAACGTCCCTCCGACCCAAATCAAAAGCACTCAATACTTGCTTTTCAACTGGTATGCATTAAAAGACAGATAACCAAAGGCACACGCTTTCTGTTTGAACTCAGAAGGCACTCGAAACCTCTCCATATTTGCCAAACAAACCTCCATAAACTCACcacattgtgtatttatttgacatttctGAGTACTGTAAAAGCTCAGAGGCGATCACGACTAAACATTTAGTGTTTGcattaatatatttgtttttaatacttTAGTGTCAGGACAATGCAGATGTATTGGGCGATGGCAGCCCTGTCTCTGAGGATGAACCAGGACAGGTTTAACCAGTTCGGTACGCATGTTTATGCATGCGGAGGACAAACAGAGTAATACAAAAGGGGTTCGATCCTGTAATGGCTTTTAACTATATATTACATTTCCTTGAATTTAAGACTTTAAGGGTAGTCAAGATATAAATATAGTTAATATTACTAGAGCCTTTgcagttttaaatatatttcattggTCGTTTTTACATCTAGAAAAGCGAGTTAAGTCCATGAGAAgttcaaaactatttttttgCAAAGTACATTCAAATTCTGCAGGGAATATTCacaaacatatttatttatggtAGAATACAATTATCTGTAAAAGTTTAGGAAGTTTCAGGAAAGAAAAAGTCTCAGATTTGTTGCGGTTATGATGTTTCATTGATTAATGTGCAAAAATACAATACAGTTACTATTGATCCCAATCTTACAGGATGAGCTTAAGATGAGAAGAAAACTTTTTGTACGCTGACTGAGAAACATTGTGCCATTGAGGAAAACTAAATCAAGGCATGTAACATAAATCTAACCTAACTTTCCACCCAGCCCTCGTTTAATGCATATTTGACTGTTAGTTTTGCATGAAATGtgacatacagtacagtgtaTCTATGCCGTTTGGTCGAAAATATTTCTTGAGTTTGGTATATCCTGGTGAGCTGGGGGTTGTTACAGAAAATTCCGGATCATTCGCGAGACGACCGGAAGATTCTCTCACAACAGCAGGCATCCGCTCCTCTTCTTCCTCTTGCGGACTTGCAGCGCCGCCCTGGTGGCCATTTCGAATACCTCCCTCACGCCGTCTTTAGTTTTGGCCGAGCACTCCAGATAGCCGAAGGCGCTGATGCGATTCGCCATGTCTCTGCCTTCTTCCGGTTTAACAggctccaaaaaaaaaaaaaaaaaaaaaggtgaaACTGAATTGTCACGTTTGACAGGTTTCAGAACCAAATTTAGCTTTCACTTTTAATTAtgacatttataaatatttaacaaGAGAAACAttatacaaaaacacaaaatcacgCACACCAACACCAGAGTTAACACTTTCTAATGAGGTTGTATTGGTATGTATTAggtaatgcattagctaacatgaacgaGCAATGCTaacaatacttttattaaaggaacacgcccacattttgggaatttagcttattcaccgtatcccccagagttagataactccatacatacctctctcatctccgtgcgtgctgtaactctgtctgacgcagcccccgctagcttagcttagcacaaagactggaaatgcatggctccagctagtatactgctcccaataagtgacaaaataacgcgatcattttcctatttatgtgttgtgatttgtatagtcaaaccgtgtacaaataacaaggtgatatgagacacagcgatcttttaacagtatacatactgagaactatattctctgaagacgaagcactgccgcatgggcggagtgatttgcacaactctgaccgaattctctgctcctcaccaggggcttctcgtgtgctgcgagcagatcactccgcccatgcggcagtgcttcgtcttcagagaatatagttctcagtatgtatactgttaaaagatcgctgtgtctcatatcaccttgttatttgtacacggtttgactatacaaatcacaacacataaataggaaaatgatcgcgttattttgtcacttattgggagcagtatactagctggagccatgcatttccagtctttgtgctaagctaagctagcgggggctgcgtcagacagagttacagcacgcacggagatgagagaggtatgtatggacttatctaactctgggggatacggtgaataagctaaattcccaaaatgtgggcgtgttcctttaaagggacactccactttttttgaaaataggctaattttccagctcccatagagttaaacaccCGATTTCCACCGTTCCGAAATCCATTCAGAcgatctccgagtctggcggtaccacttttagcatagcttagcataatccattgaatctgattagaccattagtatcgcgctaaaaaatacccaaagagtttcgatatttttcctatttaaaacttgactcttctgtagttacatcgtgtactaagaccgacggaaaattgtgatttttaggcagatatggctagtaactatattctcattctggcgtaataatcaaggactttgctgatgtaacatggctgctgcaggcgtagtgatattacgcactgcccgaaaaatagtccccttggttacttttaatagcagaggactattttcaggcgccgcataatatcattgcgccacctgcagccatgttaaggcagcaaagtccttgattattacgccaaaatgagagtatagttccttggcatatctgcctaaaaaaaatgcaacttttaattttccgtcagtcttagtacacgatgtaactacagaagagtcaagtttgaaacaggaaaaatatcaaaactctttggtttttgatttttgagcgcgatgccaatggtccaatcagattcaatggactgtgctaagctatgctaaaagtggtagcgccagacccggagcatattttcaaaaagcgGAGTGTCACTTTAATCTTAATTTAAATCATAAGTGTGTTAAAATTTGTTAATGCGACacaaactaacatgaacaattgtgTTAGCATTAACAAAAGATTAATAAAGGCTGCAAACTATATTGCtcaattagggatgcacgatatatcggccgacatatcgttatcggctgataactgcttatttttaatattatcggttatcggtctgatagcaaaattaggccgataaatgaaagccgataaattatggattattttggtttgttgaaccacttcacttgcttaTTGCTGGCCATGtagagttttgattggtgctttctgtgacatagcacgaagatgacacatgttgcgggcttaagaagagtatgctagtctagcgcaaagacaagatgtccgcggtctgcgagtttttcattgtgaaaataatatgaatatttatcggcctatagatatcggttatcggcccccaaatttaaagaggtatcggccaaaatttccatattggtgcatccctatgCTCAATGTTACCTTACGTTAgcgaataaataatgttaacaaataaaatcttaatgtaaagtgttagcaattaaaaaaagcaatttttatttcatgttgactttaaatACAGTAAATTGTTAAAGCTCCAATCGCAGTAGTCCGTCAACAGCTAAAAGCTTTATAAATGATCGGctaattttatttatacacaAAGGGTGTGAAGAACTTTGGGTACGATTGATTTCAGTGGGCGAAGTTTCTCCGCATGACTAATCATGACACATCATGTCAGTGCTGCACACTTAATGGCCTTATTTAACCGAGGCCATCTGCCCAGATGCAATAACCATACACCGCAGCAGCTGACATCATTGAAGGGGCGAGGTGCAGATCCCATCACTCATCGGTCGAACCGATCGCTCCGCTACAATACGTTTGACAAACGGTAATGATCAGGCCTTCTAAAATGAAAGTAATGCTAGCTGCTAAGTGCTTTTTAATGGAACTCCCTACAGAGGAGGTGCTGGTCCCGGAAACACACCTGCTTCATCTTGCTCAGCTCTCTCCGTGTGTGTTCGTCGTTCCGTAGATCCTTCTTATTCCCCACGAGGATTATGGGAACGTTCGGGCAGAAGTGCTTCACCTCGGGCGTCCACTTTTCTGGGATGTTCTCTATGGAAGCACATGAGATtgatatatgtttatataactTCATCTAAATCAATgttcatgttttttaaaaccAAAAGAGTGCTGTAGATTATGTAGAAAAACACTCTCTGTCTGACAAACAATTTGCCCATTTGAGTTGCTTGACATTTTTAGGAAGGGCGGAGTTTGAAGAGGGTGTGCGTTGTGGTCCGTTTATATAAATGTGCTAAAAGACGTAACCACAAATTaacataattaaacaaaattaacGACTGCACAAATCTATTTACTTTATAgatgcacataaataaaacaatctttatAAATTTAAATGATGCTTATTTATGACCCGTTTTCTTATAATAAAGCTTTGTTTTGTAATGATTTTGAACCAAAGGTAGGGTTGTGTGAAACAAATAAGGGATTTGTCCCAATAACTCAAATCCCATTATATAAGAGTAATTCATGTGAAACATAACTAAGCATTTGTCTTTAGACTACACAAATACTTTGTCCAAAACCTGCTATGAATACGAGTCATTGTTATTAAAGTATATAACTGCTTAGATGCACTACCGGTCAAACGATTctcattctttatttatatattttttcacattataCAATAATAGTAAACTTAACAAAACTATGCAATTACACAAATGAAACTAAGATAAACATGTTGCGACTAAAAGTAGGGtggcataacgattaatcacgattaatctattgcagaataaaggtttttgtttatcATATATTTGTTTGAactgtgaataataattatgtatatatacatatgcacatatgcatgtataatttaaagaatacaaatatatatttatatattaagtatttatatattatattaagtatacataaatataaaaatgtatatacacatttctgaaatatatacgtgtgtgtgtgtgtgtatttatatatacaaagttattatacacagtacaca
This genomic interval from Misgurnus anguillicaudatus chromosome 8, ASM2758022v2, whole genome shotgun sequence contains the following:
- the rhoca gene encoding ras homolog family member Ca isoform X2, encoding MAAIRKKLVIVGDGACGKTCLLIVFSKDQFPEVYVPTVFENYIADIEVDSKTVELALWDTAGQEDYDRLRPLSYPDTDVILMCFSIDSPDSLENIPEKWTPEVKHFCPNVPIILVGNKKDLRNDEHTRRELSKMKQEPVKPEEGRDMANRISAFGYLECSAKTKDGVREVFEMATRAALQVRKRKKRSGCLLL